In Phreatobacter oligotrophus, one DNA window encodes the following:
- a CDS encoding alkene reductase, with amino-acid sequence MSQDASPLFQPFTLGDLVLPNRIVMAPLTRNRATPGTVAANALTAAYYKQRAAAGLIISEGTQVSPQGQGYLNTPGLYSPEQIAGWKTVTDTLHAAGGRIFAQIWHVGRVSHSSLLNGGVPVAPSAIPAKTKTYVADGFADVTPPRALETAEIPGVVAEYAQAAANALKAGFDGVEIHGANGYLIDQFLKDGANQRTDGYGGSPENRVRFGLEVVDAILKVFPKTRLGIRLSPVSPANDTVTSDPAQVFGLFVSELSKRGIAFIHVIEGATGGPRDNVAFDWAAIRKAFSGAYIANNGYTRDLAIDAVSAGRADLVAFGRPFIANPDLVERLRTGAPLNELDRATLYGGGEKGYTDYPTLDAA; translated from the coding sequence ATGAGCCAGGATGCCAGCCCGCTCTTTCAACCCTTCACCCTGGGCGACCTCGTCCTGCCCAACCGCATCGTCATGGCGCCGCTGACGCGCAACCGCGCCACGCCCGGCACCGTTGCCGCCAATGCGCTGACCGCCGCCTATTACAAGCAGCGCGCCGCCGCCGGCCTGATCATCTCGGAGGGCACGCAGGTCTCGCCCCAGGGCCAGGGCTATCTCAACACGCCCGGCCTCTACAGCCCCGAGCAGATCGCCGGCTGGAAGACCGTGACGGACACGCTGCACGCTGCCGGCGGGCGCATCTTCGCGCAGATCTGGCATGTCGGCCGCGTCTCGCATTCCTCGCTGCTGAATGGCGGCGTGCCGGTGGCGCCCTCCGCCATTCCCGCCAAGACCAAGACCTATGTCGCTGATGGCTTTGCCGACGTGACCCCGCCGCGCGCGCTGGAGACGGCCGAGATCCCCGGCGTCGTCGCCGAATATGCCCAGGCCGCCGCCAATGCCCTGAAGGCGGGCTTCGACGGCGTCGAGATCCACGGCGCCAATGGCTATCTCATCGACCAGTTCCTGAAGGACGGCGCCAACCAGCGCACCGACGGCTATGGCGGTTCGCCGGAGAACCGCGTGCGCTTCGGCCTCGAAGTGGTCGACGCCATCCTCAAGGTCTTCCCCAAGACCCGCCTCGGCATCCGCCTGTCGCCGGTGAGCCCGGCCAACGACACGGTCACGTCCGATCCGGCGCAGGTCTTCGGCCTCTTCGTCTCCGAGCTGTCGAAGCGCGGGATTGCCTTCATCCACGTGATCGAGGGCGCGACCGGCGGCCCGCGCGACAATGTCGCCTTCGACTGGGCGGCGATCCGCAAGGCCTTCTCCGGCGCCTATATCGCCAACAATGGCTATACCCGCGACCTCGCCATCGACGCGGTCTCGGCCGGCCGGGCCGACCTTGTCGCCTTCGGCCGCCCCTTCATCGCCAATCCGGACCTGGTCGAGCGCCTGCGCACCGGCGCGCCGTTGAACGAGCTCGATCGCGCCACGCTCTATGGCGGCGGCGAGAAGGGCTACACCGACTATCCGACGCTCGACGCGGCCTGA
- a CDS encoding alpha,alpha-trehalose-phosphate synthase (UDP-forming) has translation MRRAPRGILLIGLVLVGLAAFLAALVPLTNGVIEQWARRDVELRSELVVNSIRDRVEREMADRPEALGAFFERLTGDERILALGLCDPAGRMRVATARMPTGVDCRLEGSSLTPRFVRTRLAGERVLVGVFPIAGSNPASLVVLHELAFVADRIGEARWYLALLGFALLVGVGGVGTVLVLASQRRDMRALLTGLHELRAARPDRRPLMDPATREESREIRGLLRDFRETMRREDGSPVEWSPSTLQDLLEKELPDAEVFVVSNREPYIHNRVGDRIVVQRPASGLVSALEPVMRACGGVWVAHGSGSADRETVDAEDHVAVPPGKPAYRLRRVWISDEEQEGYYYGLANEGLWPLCHLAYVRPIFREADWQHYVAVNQRFADAVVREATRPDPVIMVQDYHFALLPRMIREQLPKATILTFWHIPWPNAEAFGICPWKEEIIAGLLGSTVLGFHTQAHCNNFFETVDRFMESRIDRDHRSVVFGGEETMVRPYPISIEWPPAALASQQPVEVCRAAVRERFGLPAEMRIGVGIERFDYTKGILDRLQAIDELLTRQPEWKGRFTFLQIVAPTRSKLASYTALQAEAIRITEEVNARHGREGYQPIHLVIRHHEPDEVYELFRAADVCVVSSLHDGMNLVAKEFVAARDDEQGALVLSRFAGASSELSEALIINPYDVQGMAEALGRALVMREDEQRERMRLMRAHVRERNVYRWAGQILLDASRLRKRQRVQEFEAAD, from the coding sequence ATGCGTCGAGCGCCCCGCGGCATCCTGCTCATCGGTCTCGTCCTTGTCGGCCTGGCGGCGTTCCTTGCCGCGCTGGTGCCGCTGACCAATGGCGTGATCGAGCAATGGGCGCGGCGCGATGTGGAGCTGCGCTCGGAACTCGTCGTCAATTCGATCCGCGACCGGGTGGAGCGGGAGATGGCGGACCGGCCCGAGGCGCTCGGCGCCTTCTTCGAGCGCCTGACCGGCGATGAGCGGATCCTGGCGCTGGGCCTCTGCGATCCTGCGGGCCGCATGCGGGTTGCGACGGCCCGGATGCCGACCGGCGTCGACTGCCGGCTCGAGGGCTCCTCCCTGACGCCGCGTTTCGTCCGGACGCGCCTTGCCGGCGAGCGCGTCCTCGTCGGCGTGTTCCCGATCGCAGGCTCGAACCCGGCAAGCCTCGTCGTGCTGCATGAACTCGCCTTCGTCGCCGACCGGATCGGTGAGGCGCGCTGGTACCTCGCCCTGCTCGGGTTTGCGCTGCTGGTCGGTGTCGGCGGCGTCGGAACGGTCCTGGTCCTTGCCTCGCAGCGGCGCGACATGCGCGCCCTTCTCACCGGGTTGCACGAGCTGCGCGCTGCGCGGCCCGACCGGCGGCCGCTCATGGATCCGGCGACGCGCGAGGAAAGCCGCGAAATCCGCGGCCTGCTCCGCGATTTCCGCGAGACCATGCGGCGCGAGGACGGCAGTCCGGTGGAATGGTCGCCCTCGACCCTCCAGGACCTCTTGGAGAAAGAGCTGCCGGACGCCGAGGTCTTCGTGGTCTCCAACCGCGAGCCCTACATCCATAACCGTGTCGGCGACCGCATCGTGGTGCAGCGGCCGGCCAGCGGGCTTGTCTCGGCGCTGGAGCCGGTGATGCGCGCCTGCGGCGGCGTCTGGGTCGCCCATGGCTCGGGATCGGCGGATCGCGAGACCGTCGATGCCGAGGATCACGTGGCGGTGCCGCCGGGCAAGCCGGCCTACCGGCTGCGCCGCGTGTGGATCAGCGACGAGGAGCAGGAGGGCTACTATTACGGCCTCGCCAATGAGGGGCTCTGGCCGCTCTGCCACCTCGCCTATGTGCGCCCGATCTTTCGCGAGGCCGACTGGCAGCACTATGTCGCCGTGAACCAGCGCTTCGCCGATGCCGTGGTCCGCGAGGCGACCCGGCCGGACCCGGTCATTATGGTGCAGGACTATCACTTCGCCCTGCTGCCGCGGATGATCCGCGAGCAGCTGCCCAAGGCGACGATCCTCACCTTCTGGCACATTCCCTGGCCGAACGCGGAAGCCTTCGGCATTTGCCCGTGGAAGGAGGAGATCATCGCCGGCCTCCTCGGCTCGACGGTGCTGGGCTTTCACACCCAGGCCCATTGCAACAATTTCTTCGAGACCGTCGATCGCTTCATGGAGAGCCGCATCGACCGCGACCACCGCTCCGTCGTCTTCGGCGGGGAGGAGACGATGGTCCGGCCCTATCCCATCTCGATCGAATGGCCGCCTGCGGCGCTGGCCTCGCAGCAGCCCGTCGAGGTTTGCCGCGCGGCGGTGCGCGAGCGCTTCGGCCTGCCGGCGGAGATGCGGATCGGGGTGGGTATCGAGCGCTTCGACTACACCAAGGGCATCCTCGACCGATTGCAGGCCATCGACGAATTGCTGACCCGCCAGCCCGAATGGAAAGGGCGCTTCACCTTCCTGCAGATCGTCGCGCCGACCCGGTCGAAGCTGGCGAGCTACACGGCGCTGCAGGCCGAGGCGATCCGCATCACCGAGGAGGTGAATGCCCGCCACGGCAGGGAGGGCTACCAGCCGATTCACCTGGTCATCCGCCATCACGAGCCGGACGAGGTCTACGAGCTGTTCCGCGCCGCCGATGTCTGCGTGGTGTCGAGCCTCCACGACGGCATGAATCTCGTTGCTAAGGAGTTCGTCGCCGCCCGTGATGACGAGCAGGGCGCCCTGGTGCTGTCGCGCTTTGCGGGAGCGTCCTCCGAGCTGTCGGAGGCACTCATCATCAATCCCTATGACGTGCAGGGGATGGCTGAGGCGCTCGGGCGCGCGCTGGTGATGCGCGAGGACGAGCAGCGCGAGCGCATGCGCCTCATGCGCGCGCATGTGCGCGAGCGGAACGTCTACCGCTGGGCCGGCCAGATCCTCCTCGACGCCTCGCGCCTGAGGAAGCGCCAGCGCGTGCAGGAGTTCGAGGCGGCGGACTGA
- a CDS encoding MFS transporter, translating into MTTRPAAGEAPIIETDIPARLDRLPWGRFHTLVVTALGITWILDGLEVTLAGTVAGALKASPTLQFSNADVGLAGSAYLAGAVLGALFFGWLTDRLGRKKLFFITLTVYLLATAATAFSWNLWSFMLFRFLTGAGIGGEYAAINSTIQELVPARVRGWTDLVINGSFWVGAALGALGAVVLLDPAVLSPDHGWRAAFLIGALLALVIFLMRLWLPESPRWLMTHGRIAEAEAIVAGIEQRIRAEGLSIPDTPLAKVRLRSRSSTPLAEVAGVLIRRHGRRAMVGLALMAAQAFFYNAIFFTYALVLTDFYGIPAEKVGWYILPFALGNVLGPIVLGRFFDTWGRRPMIALTCTVSGALLAITGWMFAQGMLTAQTQTLCWMAIFFFASAAASSAYLTVAETFPLELRAMAIAVFYAIGTGIGGVVGPALFGALIETGSRWSLFGGYLLGAALMILAAGVMLAFGIAAERRTLEEISRPLSHVD; encoded by the coding sequence GTGACCACACGGCCGGCAGCGGGCGAGGCCCCGATCATCGAGACCGACATCCCCGCCCGGCTCGACCGGCTCCCCTGGGGCCGTTTCCACACCCTCGTCGTCACCGCCCTCGGCATCACCTGGATCCTCGATGGGCTCGAGGTGACGCTCGCCGGCACGGTGGCGGGCGCCCTCAAGGCGAGCCCGACGCTCCAGTTCAGCAATGCCGATGTGGGCCTTGCCGGCAGCGCCTATCTCGCCGGCGCCGTGCTCGGCGCGCTGTTCTTCGGCTGGCTCACCGACCGGCTCGGCCGCAAGAAGCTCTTCTTCATCACCCTGACGGTCTATCTCCTCGCCACCGCCGCCACCGCCTTCTCGTGGAACCTGTGGAGCTTCATGCTCTTCCGCTTTCTCACCGGGGCGGGGATCGGCGGCGAATATGCCGCCATCAACTCGACCATCCAGGAGCTTGTGCCAGCCCGGGTGCGCGGCTGGACCGATCTCGTCATCAACGGCTCGTTCTGGGTGGGCGCGGCGCTGGGGGCCCTCGGCGCCGTCGTCCTCCTTGACCCGGCGGTGCTCTCGCCCGACCACGGCTGGCGGGCGGCCTTTCTCATCGGCGCGCTGCTCGCCCTCGTCATCTTCCTCATGCGGCTCTGGCTGCCGGAAAGCCCGCGCTGGCTGATGACCCATGGCCGCATCGCCGAGGCCGAGGCCATCGTCGCCGGCATCGAGCAGCGCATCCGCGCCGAAGGCCTGTCGATCCCCGATACGCCGCTCGCGAAGGTGCGCCTGCGCAGCCGCAGCTCCACCCCGCTCGCCGAGGTCGCCGGAGTGCTCATCCGCCGTCACGGCCGCCGCGCCATGGTGGGCCTCGCCCTGATGGCGGCGCAGGCCTTCTTCTACAACGCGATCTTCTTCACCTATGCGCTGGTGCTGACCGATTTCTACGGCATCCCGGCAGAGAAGGTCGGCTGGTACATCCTGCCCTTCGCGCTGGGCAATGTCCTCGGCCCCATCGTCCTCGGCCGGTTCTTCGACACCTGGGGCCGCCGGCCGATGATCGCGCTGACCTGCACCGTTTCCGGCGCGCTGCTCGCCATTACCGGCTGGATGTTCGCGCAAGGGATGCTCACCGCGCAGACCCAGACCCTGTGCTGGATGGCGATCTTCTTCTTCGCCTCTGCCGCGGCCAGTTCGGCCTATCTCACCGTCGCCGAGACCTTCCCGCTGGAGCTGCGCGCCATGGCCATCGCCGTGTTCTATGCCATCGGCACCGGCATCGGCGGGGTCGTCGGCCCGGCGCTGTTCGGCGCGCTGATCGAGACGGGATCGCGATGGTCGTTGTTCGGCGGCTACCTGCTCGGCGCGGCGCTGATGATCCTGGCCGCCGGTGTCATGCTGGCCTTCGGCATCGCCGCCGAGCGGCGCACGCTGGAGGAGATCAGCCGGCCGCTGTCGCATGTCGACTGA
- the otsB gene encoding trehalose-phosphatase — MLLMPTLGAMAADVARRVLAEPDRYALYSDFDGTLVEIALRPEDVLVPPDLPMRLARVRAMLGGAFALITGRSLREIEAHVGDAGLEASGLHGIEFRFDDEAARAPAREAPHHLIAEVVGIVAADPGLRLEHKGPILAVHYREAPAAGGRVKIALEQAVAALRLPYHLKEGRAVVEIIPNGTSKGTALADFMRRTPYVGRIPIMIGDDRADEDAFAVAEAAGGLGLKVAGEHFRGGDEPFRNPGEVRAFLALIAAGPAR; from the coding sequence ATGCTTCTGATGCCCACGCTGGGAGCCATGGCGGCGGATGTCGCGCGGCGCGTCCTGGCTGAGCCGGACCGCTATGCCCTCTACTCCGATTTCGACGGCACGTTGGTGGAGATCGCGCTGCGGCCGGAGGATGTCCTGGTGCCGCCCGACCTGCCGATGCGGCTGGCGCGTGTCCGCGCCATGCTGGGCGGCGCTTTTGCCCTCATCACCGGCCGGTCGCTTCGGGAAATCGAAGCCCATGTGGGCGATGCCGGCCTCGAGGCCTCCGGCCTGCACGGCATCGAGTTCCGCTTCGATGATGAGGCGGCCCGGGCGCCGGCCCGCGAGGCACCGCATCACCTCATCGCCGAGGTCGTGGGCATCGTCGCCGCCGATCCGGGCCTACGTCTGGAACACAAGGGCCCGATCCTTGCCGTCCACTACCGCGAGGCACCGGCGGCCGGCGGCCGGGTGAAGATTGCCCTCGAACAGGCGGTCGCCGCCTTGCGCCTGCCCTATCACCTCAAGGAGGGGCGCGCCGTCGTCGAGATCATCCCCAACGGCACGTCGAAGGGCACGGCCCTCGCCGATTTCATGCGCCGCACGCCCTATGTCGGGCGCATCCCCATCATGATCGGCGACGATCGCGCCGATGAGGATGCCTTTGCCGTGGCCGAGGCCGCCGGCGGGCTCGGCCTGAAGGTCGCGGGCGAGCATTTCCGCGGCGGCGACGAGCCGTTCCGCAATCCCGGCGAGGTCAGGGCCTTCCTGGCCCTGATCGCCGCCGGGCCGGCCCGCTGA
- a CDS encoding IclR family transcriptional regulator: MTLQQPAFERRYQAPEREPIIEVDERLFLKSAARSFYVLEAFARSPRPLSLAEVAKSAKISKSAAQRVVQTLLVLGYLERSATGTGVVPGRRILDRSFDYLRSNPLIERASPIVTELRKTTGERVDFSLFDDVTILYALRLQSKRETFYATLAGRRMPTFATAGGRAMLACLDERHADDILRRSRLVPLTPRTLVDPDQIRARIAEARRDGYACVQEESLMGEIVVAAAVVKDRSMPVGAIHVAGSLADWSPEEFRKRFAPLAIEAARALAG; encoded by the coding sequence GTGACCCTCCAGCAGCCGGCCTTCGAGCGGCGGTACCAGGCGCCCGAGCGCGAGCCCATCATCGAGGTCGACGAGCGGCTGTTCCTGAAGTCCGCGGCGCGGTCCTTCTACGTGCTGGAGGCCTTTGCCCGCAGCCCGCGTCCGCTCTCCCTCGCCGAGGTGGCGAAATCCGCCAAGATCTCGAAGAGCGCGGCGCAGCGCGTGGTCCAGACCCTGCTCGTGCTCGGCTATCTCGAACGGTCGGCGACCGGCACCGGCGTCGTGCCGGGCCGGCGCATCCTCGACCGGTCCTTCGACTATCTCAGGTCCAATCCGCTCATCGAGCGGGCCTCGCCCATCGTCACCGAGCTGCGCAAGACCACCGGCGAGCGCGTCGACTTCAGCCTCTTCGATGACGTGACGATCCTTTACGCGCTGCGCCTGCAGAGCAAGCGCGAGACCTTCTACGCAACGCTTGCCGGCCGGCGGATGCCGACCTTTGCGACCGCCGGCGGGCGGGCCATGCTGGCCTGCCTCGACGAGCGCCATGCCGACGACATCCTCCGCCGTTCGCGCCTCGTGCCGCTGACCCCCCGCACCCTGGTCGATCCCGACCAGATCCGCGCCCGCATCGCCGAGGCGCGCCGCGACGGTTATGCCTGCGTCCAGGAGGAAAGCCTCATGGGCGAGATCGTCGTGGCGGCCGCCGTGGTGAAGGATCGCTCCATGCCGGTCGGCGCCATCCATGTGGCCGGTTCGCTTGCCGACTGGTCGCCGGAGGAGTTCCGCAAGCGCTTCGCCCCGCTGGCCATCGAGGCGGCGCGGGCGCTGGCCGGATGA
- a CDS encoding YggS family pyridoxal phosphate-dependent enzyme, with translation MSDAVSRLAEVRAAIAAATVEAKRPADAVTLVAVSKTFPIEAIEPVLAAGQRVFGENYVQDAKGKWPELRQRYPNAEVHMIGPLQSNKAKEAVALFDVIETLDRPSLAKELAKEVAKAKAAGARIPRFLVQVNTGAEPQKGGVLPEEADAFIRACREEHGLTVEGLMCIPPADEPPAPHFALLTTMARRNGLSVISMGMSADYPIAIAMGATHVRVGSAIFGARG, from the coding sequence ATGTCCGACGCCGTCAGCCGCCTTGCCGAGGTCCGCGCCGCCATTGCCGCCGCGACCGTGGAGGCGAAACGCCCGGCCGATGCGGTGACGCTGGTGGCGGTCTCTAAGACCTTCCCGATCGAGGCGATCGAGCCGGTCCTGGCCGCCGGACAGCGCGTCTTCGGCGAGAACTATGTGCAGGACGCCAAGGGCAAGTGGCCGGAGCTGCGCCAGCGTTATCCCAATGCCGAGGTCCACATGATCGGGCCGCTGCAGTCGAACAAGGCGAAGGAGGCCGTCGCGCTGTTCGACGTGATCGAGACGCTCGATCGCCCCTCGCTGGCGAAGGAACTGGCCAAGGAGGTCGCCAAGGCCAAGGCGGCCGGGGCCCGCATCCCGCGCTTCCTCGTCCAGGTGAACACCGGGGCCGAGCCGCAGAAGGGCGGCGTGCTCCCCGAGGAGGCCGATGCCTTCATCCGCGCCTGCCGTGAGGAGCATGGCCTCACCGTCGAGGGGCTGATGTGCATTCCGCCCGCCGACGAGCCGCCGGCGCCGCATTTCGCCCTGCTGACGACCATGGCGCGCCGCAACGGCCTGTCCGTCATCTCCATGGGCATGAGCGCCGATTATCCGATCGCCATCGCCATGGGCGCGACCCATGTCCGCGTCGGCAGCGCCATTTTCGGTGCGCGCGGCTGA
- a CDS encoding ROK family protein, with protein MAKAAAKKTDKPEKKGEPPARARQPVAGHGAADLPSVTVTGYNLELRDKDGFIGDRASKRAFQAKLDEWRDRLGKLDADPFGDVETAEIGKKQLDKALMGEDTELAAVVHGAVEDFAQELAGVIRRFRRTKGWGGVERIAVGGGFRNSRIGELAIARAGILLKADGIDVAMRPIRHHPDEAGLIGAAHLMPAWTLSGHDGLLAIDIGGTNIRAGVVALNLKKAADLSKAEVWRSELWRHADDEPSRTAAVERLAGILQDLIARAGKEGLTLAPVIGIGCPGIIEEDGSIDRGGQNLPGGNWESEHFNLPAALTKAIPTIGEHETVVIMHNDAVVQGLSEVPDMQDVKEWGVVTIGTGLGNATYANRS; from the coding sequence ATGGCCAAGGCCGCCGCGAAGAAGACCGACAAACCCGAGAAGAAGGGCGAGCCGCCCGCGCGTGCCCGGCAGCCGGTGGCCGGCCATGGCGCCGCCGACCTGCCCTCCGTCACCGTGACCGGCTACAATCTCGAACTCCGCGACAAGGACGGCTTCATCGGCGACCGCGCCAGCAAGCGGGCGTTCCAGGCCAAACTCGACGAATGGCGCGACCGCCTCGGCAAGCTTGACGCCGACCCCTTCGGCGACGTGGAAACCGCCGAAATCGGCAAGAAGCAGCTCGACAAGGCCCTGATGGGCGAGGACACGGAGCTGGCCGCCGTGGTCCACGGCGCGGTGGAGGATTTCGCCCAGGAGCTCGCCGGCGTCATCCGCCGCTTCCGCCGCACCAAGGGCTGGGGCGGCGTCGAGCGCATCGCGGTCGGCGGCGGCTTTCGCAACAGCCGCATCGGCGAACTGGCCATTGCCCGCGCCGGCATCCTGCTGAAGGCGGACGGCATCGACGTGGCCATGCGCCCCATCCGCCACCATCCCGACGAGGCGGGGCTGATCGGCGCGGCGCATCTCATGCCGGCCTGGACCCTGTCAGGCCATGACGGCCTTCTCGCCATCGACATCGGCGGCACGAACATCCGCGCCGGGGTCGTGGCGCTAAACCTGAAGAAGGCCGCGGACCTGTCCAAGGCCGAGGTCTGGCGCTCCGAACTCTGGCGCCACGCCGATGACGAGCCCTCGCGGACGGCCGCGGTGGAGCGGTTGGCGGGCATCCTCCAGGACCTCATCGCCCGCGCCGGCAAGGAAGGCCTGACGCTCGCCCCGGTCATCGGCATCGGCTGCCCCGGCATCATCGAGGAGGACGGGTCCATCGACCGCGGCGGCCAGAACCTGCCGGGCGGCAACTGGGAGAGCGAGCACTTCAACCTGCCCGCGGCCCTCACCAAGGCGATCCCGACCATCGGCGAGCACGAGACGGTGGTCATCATGCACAATGACGCGGTGGTTCAGGGCCTGAGCGAGGTCCCGGACATGCAGGATGTGAAGGAGTGGGGCGTCGTCACCATCGGCACGGGCCTCGGCAACGCCACCTATGCCAATCGCTCGTAA
- a CDS encoding glycoside hydrolase family 15 protein, whose translation MTAALPTPSETRPAPPDMAVIGNSTIAALIDQRAKIVWTCWPRIDGDPLFSSLIGGADPERGFLAVELDGLSATSQSYERNTAVLVTVLTSADGSSVRITDFAPRFKQYGRIFRPPMILRRIEPMSGTPRVRVRMRPTMDYGRHLARPIPGSNHIRYVSDAGAVRLTSDVPVAYLSSEGQFVLTRPMTLIIHADETFPNAIEDVWFAFLRSTRQYWFDWVRYLSIPFEWQDAVIRAAVTLKLCSSEETGAIVAALTTSIPEAPGTGRNWDYRFCWLRDAYFTVHALNKLGATLTMERFLDYMRSVIASEKGYLKPVYGIVPEQSLDEWISDALTGFNGDGPVRIGNAAAEQVQHDVTGSLILAASQMFFDHRLPKLGDEALFRELEQLGEMAAAKAFEPDAGIWEYRGRQAIHTHSAAMCFAACDRLALIAGKLELGDRQTYWRAHAERIREAILTRSWNEEQGFFAASFDGSSADASTLLLAELGVVAATDPRFVSTVERLQKRLVRHGFLLRYDERDDFGTPETSFNICTFWLADALHAIGRKDEARALFEALLARRNHVGLLSEDIDPITGRLWGNFPQTYSMVGIIVTAMRLSREWVH comes from the coding sequence ATGACCGCAGCCCTCCCGACCCCGTCCGAGACACGCCCCGCGCCGCCCGACATGGCGGTGATCGGCAACAGCACGATCGCGGCGCTGATCGACCAGCGGGCGAAGATCGTCTGGACCTGCTGGCCGCGGATCGACGGCGACCCGCTCTTCTCCTCACTGATCGGCGGCGCCGATCCGGAGCGGGGCTTCCTAGCGGTGGAACTCGACGGCCTTTCGGCCACCAGCCAGTCCTATGAGCGCAACACGGCGGTCCTGGTGACGGTGCTCACCTCCGCCGATGGGTCGTCGGTGCGGATCACCGACTTTGCGCCGCGCTTCAAGCAATATGGTCGCATCTTCCGTCCGCCGATGATCCTGCGGCGGATCGAGCCCATGTCCGGCACGCCGCGGGTGCGGGTCCGGATGCGGCCGACCATGGATTATGGGCGCCACCTCGCCCGGCCGATCCCCGGCTCCAACCACATCCGCTATGTGAGCGACGCCGGGGCCGTGCGCCTCACCTCGGACGTGCCCGTCGCCTACCTGTCCTCCGAAGGGCAGTTCGTTCTGACGCGCCCGATGACCCTGATCATCCACGCCGACGAGACCTTTCCGAACGCCATCGAGGACGTCTGGTTCGCCTTCCTGCGGTCGACGCGGCAGTACTGGTTCGATTGGGTCCGCTACCTCTCGATTCCCTTCGAGTGGCAGGACGCGGTCATCCGCGCGGCGGTGACGCTGAAGCTGTGCTCGTCGGAAGAGACCGGCGCCATCGTTGCGGCCCTGACCACCTCGATCCCCGAGGCTCCCGGTACGGGCCGCAACTGGGACTACCGCTTCTGCTGGCTGCGCGACGCCTATTTCACCGTCCATGCCCTGAACAAGCTCGGGGCGACGCTGACCATGGAGCGCTTCCTCGACTACATGCGCTCGGTGATCGCCTCGGAGAAGGGCTATCTCAAGCCGGTCTACGGCATCGTGCCGGAGCAGTCGCTGGACGAGTGGATCTCGGATGCGCTGACCGGCTTCAACGGTGATGGTCCCGTGCGCATCGGCAATGCCGCGGCCGAGCAGGTCCAGCACGATGTCACGGGCAGCCTGATTCTCGCGGCCTCGCAGATGTTCTTCGACCACCGCCTGCCCAAGCTCGGCGACGAGGCGCTGTTCCGCGAGCTGGAGCAGCTCGGCGAGATGGCGGCGGCCAAGGCTTTCGAGCCCGATGCCGGCATCTGGGAATATCGCGGCCGCCAGGCGATCCACACCCATTCCGCCGCCATGTGCTTCGCCGCCTGCGACCGCCTCGCGCTGATCGCCGGCAAGCTGGAGCTCGGCGACCGCCAGACCTATTGGCGCGCCCATGCCGAGCGCATCCGCGAGGCGATCCTCACCCGGTCATGGAATGAGGAGCAGGGCTTTTTCGCCGCCAGTTTCGACGGGTCCAGCGCCGATGCGAGCACGCTGCTCCTCGCCGAGCTCGGTGTCGTCGCCGCCACCGATCCGCGCTTCGTCAGCACCGTCGAGCGGCTGCAAAAGCGCCTCGTCCGCCATGGTTTCCTGCTGCGCTACGACGAGCGGGACGATTTCGGCACGCCGGAGACCTCGTTCAACATCTGCACCTTCTGGCTGGCCGATGCGCTCCACGCCATCGGGCGGAAGGACGAGGCGCGCGCGCTGTTCGAGGCGCTGCTCGCCCGCCGCAACCATGTCGGCCTGCTCTCCGAGGACATCGACCCGATCACTGGGCGGCTCTGGGGCAATTTCCCGCAGACCTATTCGATGGTCGGCATCATCGTCACAGCCATGCGGCTGTCGCGCGAGTGGGTCCACTGA